In Spirosoma aureum, a single genomic region encodes these proteins:
- a CDS encoding response regulator, whose translation MTPIAAAGPQVRHRDDDPDIFKLAISELALPHPVIVFFNGQTALNYLKSTSEIPFLIISEISMPGMSGLELRKQIDQDSGLRKKCIQFVFMTHPVEEKLVEEAYELTIQALFEKKFSFASWKAQLGFIIA comes from the coding sequence TTGACGCCGATCGCAGCGGCCGGTCCGCAGGTGCGGCACCGTGACGATGATCCTGATATTTTTAAACTGGCCATATCGGAATTGGCCCTGCCACATCCAGTCATCGTTTTTTTCAATGGTCAAACCGCCCTGAACTACCTGAAGTCGACATCAGAGATTCCCTTTTTGATTATTTCCGAAATCAGTATGCCGGGAATGAGTGGCCTGGAGCTTCGGAAACAAATCGATCAGGATTCGGGGCTGCGCAAAAAGTGTATTCAGTTCGTGTTCATGACCCATCCCGTTGAAGAAAAACTGGTCGAAGAAGCCTATGAATTAACCATTCAGGCATTATTTGAAAAGAAGTTCTCCTTCGCTTCCTGGAAAGCGCAGTTAGGGTTCATTATTGCCTAG
- a CDS encoding GAF domain-containing sensor histidine kinase, translated as MLPIQPDPEINRLQAIRSYEILDSLPEADYDHITSLAAQICQTPISLISLVDEKRQWFKSALGFAVRETPRQFSFCAHAILHPNQPFLVPDTRQDERFASNPFVTGEPHVVFYAGIPLIDDNGFPLGSLCVLDDKPRQLSEAQLGALQTLTNQIVNLLTLRKASKALLLSEQRYRTLTEELEEQVQIRTQALKQANDELHHANKLLRQANDALHEFASVASHDLQEPLRKIQSFGNLLQAQYADQLGEGKTYLDRMQSASNRMSCLIQDLLSYSRISALHERRQLISLSAVVQTVLSDLELVIAETGALVEVDALPEVLGDSIQLGQLFQNLFSNALKFSRAATSSQGTSAISKPPRIQIRVQTLLAKDLPPSVKPALSAPLYYRIDVIDTGIGFEQKHADRIFQVFQRLHGKSEFAGTGIGLAICAKVVSNHGGAIRATSQPGQGATFSVFLPN; from the coding sequence ATGCTACCTATCCAACCTGACCCAGAAATCAACCGGCTGCAAGCCATTCGAAGTTATGAGATTCTGGACTCCTTACCCGAGGCCGACTACGACCATATTACCAGTCTGGCTGCTCAAATCTGTCAGACTCCGATCTCCTTGATTAGCCTGGTCGATGAAAAACGGCAGTGGTTTAAGTCGGCCCTAGGCTTTGCCGTTCGGGAAACACCCCGCCAGTTTTCTTTTTGCGCCCACGCCATCCTCCATCCAAACCAGCCTTTCCTGGTCCCCGATACCCGGCAGGATGAACGCTTTGCCAGTAATCCGTTTGTGACGGGTGAACCCCACGTCGTTTTTTACGCTGGCATACCGCTGATTGATGACAATGGCTTCCCCCTGGGCTCCCTGTGTGTGCTGGATGACAAGCCCCGGCAATTGAGCGAGGCTCAACTGGGAGCTTTACAAACCTTGACTAATCAGATAGTCAATCTGCTTACCTTACGAAAAGCCAGCAAGGCTTTACTGCTAAGTGAACAGCGATATCGAACGCTGACAGAGGAACTGGAAGAGCAGGTCCAAATACGCACCCAGGCCCTCAAACAAGCCAACGATGAGCTTCACCATGCGAATAAATTACTACGTCAGGCTAATGATGCGTTGCACGAATTTGCTTCGGTGGCTTCCCATGACCTGCAAGAGCCCCTGCGAAAGATTCAATCGTTTGGCAATCTCTTGCAGGCCCAGTATGCCGACCAATTGGGCGAGGGGAAAACTTACCTGGACCGGATGCAATCGGCGTCCAATCGCATGTCATGTCTGATTCAGGATCTGTTGAGTTATTCTCGAATTTCCGCCCTCCATGAGCGTCGTCAACTTATTTCGCTCTCCGCAGTTGTGCAGACGGTTCTTTCGGATTTAGAGTTGGTGATTGCCGAAACGGGTGCACTTGTGGAAGTGGATGCCTTACCGGAGGTGCTGGGGGACTCGATTCAGTTAGGCCAACTCTTCCAGAATCTGTTCAGTAACGCCCTCAAATTTAGCCGGGCAGCGACATCCAGCCAGGGAACGTCAGCCATCTCGAAGCCTCCACGGATTCAGATTCGAGTTCAAACGCTGCTGGCCAAGGATTTACCTCCATCGGTAAAACCGGCCCTTTCCGCCCCGCTCTACTACCGGATCGATGTAATTGATACGGGCATTGGCTTTGAGCAGAAGCATGCCGACCGCATCTTTCAGGTCTTTCAGCGACTCCACGGCAAGAGTGAGTTTGCAGGCACAGGCATTGGGCTGGCCATCTGTGCGAAAGTGGTGAGTAACCATGGGGGGGCTATTCGGGCGACTAGTCAGCCCGGTCAGGGAGCAACCTTTAGCGTCTTTTTACCCAACTAG
- a CDS encoding epoxide hydrolase family protein, translated as MSMAQLNPFTIQVPQDVLDDLQQRLTRTRWTDEPQNADWNYGTNPQCLRELVAYWQNNFDWRKQEAALNELPQFTTTINGTSIHFVYAKGKGENTKPLILSHGWPDSFFRFYKVIPMLTDPASHGGNPAYSFDVVVPSIPGFGFSDRVALNDDATANLWANLMTDVLGYDTFVAAGGDLGMGITKSLANQYPDRVQAIHLTDVGYPMGTEDWSTMSPAEQEFGQFIQQWWYAEGAYNMIQSTKPQTLGYALNDSPVGLASWIVEKFYGWSDIQGNLENSFTKDELLTNIMIYWVTQTINTSIRTYREGMLAAYSTEGGLKSTQYVEVPTGVAIFPADAPTPEDWAKRMVNVKRFSKMPRGGHFAALEEPALWANEVRAFFFED; from the coding sequence ATGAGCATGGCCCAACTTAATCCGTTTACCATTCAGGTTCCCCAGGACGTACTGGACGATCTTCAGCAGCGGTTGACACGTACCCGGTGGACCGATGAACCCCAAAATGCGGACTGGAATTACGGCACCAATCCTCAGTGTCTGCGTGAGTTGGTGGCGTATTGGCAAAACAACTTTGACTGGCGCAAACAGGAAGCGGCCCTGAATGAACTGCCGCAGTTTACAACGACCATTAATGGCACCAGCATCCATTTCGTCTACGCGAAGGGTAAAGGTGAAAACACTAAACCGTTGATCCTGAGCCACGGATGGCCGGATAGCTTCTTTCGTTTCTACAAAGTCATTCCGATGCTAACCGACCCGGCGTCTCACGGGGGAAATCCGGCGTATTCCTTCGATGTGGTCGTGCCGTCGATTCCGGGTTTCGGGTTTTCCGATCGCGTCGCGCTCAACGACGATGCGACAGCGAATCTGTGGGCGAATTTGATGACGGATGTATTGGGGTATGACACGTTCGTCGCGGCCGGTGGCGATCTGGGCATGGGCATTACGAAATCGTTGGCCAATCAATACCCAGACCGTGTACAGGCCATTCACCTCACCGACGTGGGTTATCCGATGGGCACCGAAGACTGGTCGACGATGTCGCCCGCTGAGCAAGAGTTTGGCCAGTTCATTCAGCAATGGTGGTATGCCGAAGGGGCATACAATATGATTCAGTCGACCAAGCCGCAGACGCTTGGCTACGCGCTGAACGATTCGCCGGTGGGGCTGGCATCGTGGATTGTTGAAAAATTTTACGGTTGGAGCGATATTCAGGGTAATCTGGAAAACAGCTTCACGAAGGATGAACTGCTGACCAATATCATGATTTATTGGGTCACCCAGACGATCAATACCTCTATACGAACGTATCGAGAAGGAATGCTGGCCGCTTATTCAACCGAAGGGGGGCTCAAATCAACTCAGTACGTAGAGGTGCCTACCGGCGTGGCCATCTTCCCGGCGGATGCTCCGACTCCCGAAGACTGGGCAAAACGGATGGTGAACGTAAAGCGTTTCTCGAAGATGCCGAGGGGAGGACACTTTGCCGCGCTGGAAGAGCCGGCCTTATGGGCGAACGAAGTCAGGGCTTTCTTCTTCGAGGACTAG
- a CDS encoding epoxide hydrolase family protein — MQNVHPLKLQVSQTALADPHQRLDNTRWPNQLPVDDWSWGVPVSYVKELAAYWRYSFDWRKQEADLNRFSQFVTQIDGQDIHFIHVRSTVPDARPLLLCHGYPGSVVDFFIKVIEPLTNPAASEPAFHVVAISLPGLGLSPTVTEVGWNLMRTTHAFAALISQLGYERFGVQAGDAGAGIASLLGVLYPKRIIGIQLNGPEPTAEKFDILASANDLSTTDQIRLERMNAFTREGTGNQAIQSTRPYTIGYGLHDSPVMQLAWIVEKYKEWIDPRKALPEDAIDIDQMLTNVSLYWFKANGAGTANFIYENMYPAPAAANQDWSAGGDGRSSWTSTESERQVIPMGVAMFAADKTIRWLVDRDGSMSHWPEFDKGGNFAMM; from the coding sequence GTGCAAAACGTACATCCATTAAAGCTCCAAGTCTCCCAAACCGCCCTCGCTGATCCGCACCAACGCCTTGACAACACCCGATGGCCGAATCAGCTTCCTGTTGATGACTGGAGCTGGGGCGTCCCAGTTAGTTACGTAAAGGAACTGGCGGCTTATTGGCGGTATTCGTTTGATTGGCGCAAACAGGAAGCCGACTTGAATCGCTTTTCGCAGTTTGTTACCCAGATAGACGGTCAGGATATTCACTTTATTCACGTTCGGTCGACGGTCCCTGATGCGCGCCCCCTTTTGCTGTGCCATGGCTACCCAGGCTCGGTGGTTGATTTTTTTATCAAGGTCATCGAGCCATTGACGAATCCGGCAGCCTCGGAACCGGCATTTCACGTTGTTGCCATTTCGCTGCCGGGACTTGGGCTGTCACCTACTGTGACAGAGGTCGGGTGGAATCTGATGCGCACGACCCACGCGTTTGCCGCTCTGATAAGTCAGCTTGGTTACGAACGGTTTGGTGTGCAGGCGGGTGATGCCGGGGCTGGGATTGCCTCGCTACTGGGCGTCCTGTATCCGAAGCGCATCATAGGCATTCAACTGAATGGTCCTGAACCGACTGCTGAGAAGTTCGACATCCTGGCCAGCGCCAACGACCTTTCGACGACGGATCAGATTCGATTGGAGCGGATGAATGCGTTTACTCGCGAAGGAACCGGCAATCAAGCGATCCAATCCACGCGGCCATACACTATTGGGTACGGCCTGCATGACTCGCCGGTGATGCAGTTAGCCTGGATTGTAGAGAAATATAAAGAATGGATCGATCCTCGAAAAGCGCTTCCCGAAGACGCCATTGACATTGATCAGATGCTGACGAATGTGAGTCTATACTGGTTCAAGGCCAACGGAGCCGGAACGGCTAATTTCATCTATGAAAACATGTATCCGGCCCCGGCTGCCGCTAACCAGGATTGGTCAGCCGGTGGCGATGGGAGAAGTTCGTGGACATCCACTGAATCTGAGCGGCAGGTGATTCCGATGGGAGTAGCCATGTTTGCTGCTGACAAGACCATTCGTTGGTTGGTCGACCGGGATGGAAGCATGTCTCACTGGCCTGAGTTCGACAAGGGCGGGAACTTTGCTATGATGTAA
- a CDS encoding helix-turn-helix domain-containing protein, with amino-acid sequence MNKKMDLDSFDVYAYITTNHTTDADKGYILVDHLTYHDAAIRFPFRTFFYGIGLTYASGSSFEVGSRQYPMQQGSLITIGPGIVSQWKYDTPDIPADTILFRSELLTPLGNTSLWASLPFFLPGGNHVTVLDDENIDKVKGLFRVLKQFSDESDIVASLTYSLLLLVRKIHEREQGRQSPTLSAADQLVQEFHRLVAQEFLVKKEVAYYASRLHITPKYLSEVLLAQTGRSAKTIIEDTVFLEAQSLLRQTSMNVQEICYYLGYADTSYFTKAFRNRVGMTPLAYRRQ; translated from the coding sequence ATGAATAAAAAAATGGACCTCGATTCGTTTGATGTCTATGCCTACATCACAACAAATCATACAACTGATGCCGACAAAGGCTACATCCTGGTTGACCACCTAACCTACCACGACGCGGCAATACGGTTTCCGTTCCGCACTTTCTTTTATGGCATTGGCCTCACCTACGCATCGGGCAGTTCGTTCGAGGTCGGTAGTCGGCAGTATCCAATGCAGCAGGGTTCGTTGATCACCATCGGGCCTGGCATCGTTTCGCAGTGGAAATATGACACGCCTGACATACCCGCCGATACCATTCTGTTCCGGTCCGAGTTATTGACCCCATTGGGCAATACTTCACTTTGGGCTTCGTTGCCCTTTTTCCTGCCCGGCGGTAACCATGTCACTGTCTTAGACGACGAGAACATCGATAAAGTAAAAGGGCTTTTTCGGGTCTTGAAACAGTTTAGTGATGAGTCGGATATCGTGGCAAGTCTTACTTACTCATTGTTGCTGTTGGTTCGTAAGATTCACGAGCGAGAGCAGGGGAGGCAGAGCCCGACTTTGTCGGCTGCGGACCAATTAGTGCAGGAGTTTCACCGGCTGGTTGCTCAGGAATTTCTGGTAAAAAAGGAGGTTGCCTACTATGCGTCCCGGCTGCATATCACCCCTAAATATCTCAGCGAAGTGTTGCTGGCCCAAACCGGCCGGTCGGCCAAGACCATTATTGAAGATACCGTTTTTCTGGAAGCCCAAAGCCTGCTTCGCCAGACCAGCATGAATGTTCAGGAAATCTGTTACTACCTAGGCTACGCCGATACGTCGTACTTCACGAAAGCGTTTCGGAACCGGGTTGGGATGACGCCGTTAGCGTACCGGAGGCAGTAA
- a CDS encoding ABC transporter permease, with protein MLRTYLRITIRRLWQNRLYSFLNVLGLATSLTAMVFAILYLNEEHSFDSFHQPNLYRITSTQLETRGGQPVESGGTGQVQGPAFKAKVPEVQEYVRVMGGDISGMFVANQKAVKLNPYFVDSSFFAVFSFQLIRGNPTTALQGTNTVVITERTARKLFNSLDVIGKTLLEDGPSGNKLGASIITGVVQDPPSNSSIQFDALFPFQFMQASFEDTNWLSAYLSTFVLIHPQADLTAVVRKFEAVYAHLAREQVAANRRRYGFDPSIRYGLQSVRDMHLNPLYRLGESREGGIMKGNNPMYAYLFLGISGFMLLMASINFINLSLAQSLKRTNEVGIRKITGSSQWMILIHFLGESAILCLLALGLAFLATLLLLPVFNQLAQTTIAFSQILDGQPLLYTASLFITNVLIAGLYPAFVLSRFKPTQVLYHKIQLGGRSWLGQGLLMIQFSMAVLLLIGTLMVYIQMDFVRTKDLGYNPYQVIHSHLPYGELKSVQSLLRAELLNQPSILQTSFGSELAGTYATRVGSRTIESRYQYIDENYLSVLGIELKAGRNLSASFVSDKTDAVLVNERFVKAAGLSNPVGMRIRLHNNYTLKPLTISGIVKDFHVSSFRDPIPPLVMFVQEDQSSGVWLKVALNRQQEAVAVLKKAYQKAFPQVELEYGFLDELNAKAYELDQKWQRMVSYATLLALVICGLGVFGLARLASQQRTKELGVRKVLGATVIELVVLVVSDFIKPVLLAVVIASPVAAWILGVWLQNFAYRSPMPWWLFAGAGLFAFLITVVTVSLQSMKVALLNPALSLRSD; from the coding sequence ATGCTTCGTACTTACCTCCGAATAACAATTCGCCGTTTGTGGCAAAACCGACTTTATTCGTTCCTCAATGTGCTTGGATTGGCCACTAGCCTAACAGCGATGGTGTTCGCTATTCTCTACCTCAACGAGGAACACAGCTTCGATTCATTTCATCAACCCAATCTGTACCGCATTACCAGTACACAACTAGAAACCCGGGGGGGACAGCCGGTAGAATCCGGGGGAACCGGCCAGGTACAGGGGCCTGCCTTTAAGGCGAAAGTGCCTGAGGTGCAGGAATACGTCCGGGTGATGGGGGGTGACATTTCAGGCATGTTTGTAGCCAATCAGAAGGCCGTTAAACTCAACCCCTATTTTGTCGATTCCTCGTTTTTTGCCGTGTTTTCCTTCCAATTGATCCGCGGGAATCCAACGACTGCGTTGCAGGGAACGAATACTGTAGTCATCACCGAACGCACAGCTCGAAAACTCTTCAATAGTCTTGATGTCATCGGAAAAACCCTGCTGGAAGACGGTCCCTCGGGAAACAAGCTGGGAGCCTCGATCATTACCGGGGTCGTTCAGGATCCACCCTCCAATTCCTCGATCCAGTTCGATGCCTTGTTTCCCTTTCAATTTATGCAGGCTTCGTTCGAGGATACCAACTGGCTAAGTGCTTACCTGAGTACGTTTGTTTTAATCCATCCCCAGGCCGATCTAACGGCAGTTGTTCGCAAATTCGAGGCTGTTTATGCCCATCTAGCCCGGGAGCAGGTGGCCGCAAACCGACGTAGGTACGGTTTCGACCCGTCGATCCGCTACGGGCTACAATCCGTCCGGGATATGCACCTAAATCCACTTTATAGGCTGGGGGAGAGTCGGGAGGGCGGTATTATGAAGGGGAATAATCCGATGTATGCCTACCTGTTTCTAGGAATTTCAGGGTTTATGCTGCTGATGGCCTCCATAAATTTTATTAATCTAAGCTTAGCGCAATCCCTCAAACGGACCAACGAAGTTGGAATTCGCAAAATCACGGGCAGTAGTCAATGGATGATTTTGATTCACTTTCTGGGGGAATCTGCTATCCTTTGTTTGCTGGCACTCGGGCTAGCCTTTTTAGCCACGTTACTCCTGCTACCCGTATTTAATCAACTGGCCCAGACAACGATCGCATTTAGCCAGATCCTGGATGGTCAGCCGTTGCTCTACACAGCTAGTCTATTCATTACCAATGTGCTGATCGCTGGATTATATCCTGCTTTCGTGTTGTCCCGCTTCAAACCCACCCAGGTACTTTATCATAAAATTCAGCTGGGCGGACGAAGTTGGTTAGGACAGGGATTGTTGATGATCCAGTTTTCCATGGCGGTTCTGCTGCTGATTGGGACCCTGATGGTTTATATCCAGATGGACTTCGTTCGAACCAAAGATCTGGGGTATAATCCATACCAGGTTATCCATAGCCACCTGCCCTACGGTGAGCTAAAAAGCGTCCAGTCGTTGCTACGTGCCGAGCTACTCAACCAACCGTCCATCCTGCAAACGTCGTTCGGTAGTGAATTAGCCGGAACTTATGCAACCCGGGTAGGGTCCCGCACGATTGAGAGTCGCTACCAGTACATTGATGAAAACTATTTGTCGGTACTGGGCATTGAGTTGAAGGCCGGGCGCAACCTGTCAGCCTCTTTTGTGTCCGATAAGACGGACGCTGTTTTAGTCAATGAGCGCTTTGTCAAGGCCGCCGGCTTATCGAATCCAGTAGGCATGCGAATTCGTTTGCATAACAACTATACTCTTAAACCGTTGACCATTAGTGGGATTGTTAAGGATTTTCATGTCAGTTCGTTCCGGGATCCCATTCCACCCTTAGTGATGTTTGTGCAAGAGGACCAGTCGAGTGGCGTTTGGCTTAAAGTGGCCCTCAATCGCCAGCAGGAAGCCGTAGCCGTCTTAAAGAAAGCGTACCAGAAAGCGTTTCCCCAGGTGGAATTGGAATATGGTTTTCTTGACGAGCTGAACGCGAAAGCATATGAACTGGACCAGAAATGGCAGCGCATGGTGAGCTATGCCACGCTACTAGCCCTGGTGATTTGCGGTTTGGGCGTCTTCGGTTTAGCTCGGCTGGCGAGTCAGCAGCGAACCAAAGAGCTGGGGGTACGGAAAGTGCTGGGGGCAACCGTAATCGAACTGGTTGTTCTGGTGGTTAGCGATTTTATAAAACCGGTGCTGCTGGCCGTGGTTATCGCATCTCCCGTGGCAGCCTGGATCTTGGGGGTATGGTTACAAAATTTCGCATACCGCAGCCCGATGCCTTGGTGGCTGTTTGCCGGGGCAGGTTTGTTTGCTTTCCTGATCACGGTAGTGACGGTTAGTCTTCAAAGTATGAAAGTGGCCTTACTCAATCCGGCCTTGAGTTTGCGAAGTGACTAG
- a CDS encoding VOC family protein, with amino-acid sequence MNFASVRIITTDIKPLVRFYERVTGKSVTQYTDDFAELQMPSATLAIGSTRTLQLFGGDHIAKAASNHSAIIEFRVEDVDREYQKLVDILGDMIIQKPTTMPWGNRSLLFRDPDGNLVNFFTPISPEALKKFDG; translated from the coding sequence ATGAATTTTGCCTCAGTTCGGATTATCACGACGGATATCAAGCCCCTGGTTCGGTTTTATGAGCGGGTCACGGGTAAGTCAGTGACTCAGTATACGGATGATTTTGCTGAATTACAGATGCCTTCGGCCACATTGGCCATCGGTAGCACACGCACCTTGCAACTGTTCGGAGGAGACCATATCGCCAAGGCCGCTAGTAACCACTCCGCCATTATCGAATTCCGGGTAGAGGATGTTGATCGGGAGTATCAAAAATTAGTCGACATTTTAGGTGACATGATCATTCAGAAGCCGACTACAATGCCGTGGGGTAATCGTTCATTACTATTCCGAGATCCAGATGGCAATCTGGTGAACTTCTTTACGCCGATTTCACCAGAAGCACTTAAAAAGTTTGATGGATAG
- a CDS encoding erythromycin esterase family protein, with translation MYYEVHPPYVGTYEYFFSKSDYPNFLLDLRKTERIPILNQSAGFRSIGSRPQETTQFADINIKNHFDLIVYQAESVHTTYLTR, from the coding sequence CTGTATTATGAGGTTCATCCTCCTTACGTTGGCACCTACGAATATTTCTTTTCAAAAAGCGATTACCCCAATTTTTTGCTGGATCTAAGAAAGACGGAAAGGATTCCAATCCTGAACCAGTCGGCCGGTTTTCGGTCCATCGGCTCAAGACCACAGGAAACGACTCAGTTTGCAGACATCAATATAAAGAATCATTTTGACCTAATCGTTTATCAGGCAGAATCGGTGCATACCACTTATTTGACCAGGTAA
- a CDS encoding DMT family transporter — protein MSWIYLVFAGLLEVVWAYSMKQSAGFTRPVPSLITAVTLLASFGLLALAMRTLPLGTAYTIWTGIGAIGAFLLGIFVLGEPVNMTRILAALLIVTGLVLMKLSSH, from the coding sequence ATGTCTTGGATCTATCTCGTGTTTGCTGGCCTATTGGAAGTCGTTTGGGCCTATTCTATGAAGCAGTCCGCGGGTTTTACCCGCCCTGTTCCCTCCTTAATTACTGCTGTTACCCTACTGGCTAGCTTTGGCCTGCTAGCTCTGGCTATGCGTACCCTACCCTTAGGAACAGCTTACACGATTTGGACAGGTATCGGAGCGATTGGCGCTTTCCTGCTTGGCATCTTCGTGCTCGGCGAACCGGTCAACATGACCCGTATACTCGCTGCTTTGCTGATCGTCACGGGGCTTGTCCTGATGAAACTTTCTTCCCATTAA
- a CDS encoding PadR family transcriptional regulator: MKKTVLGELEELVLLVVAASTEDVYGVPVLEELQRQTGRSFTISAVHTTLYRLEEKGFLASSVGGATAERGGRSKRLFALTAEGGNVLREIQQMRTRLWQAIPEGKFQLLGL, from the coding sequence ATGAAAAAGACGGTATTGGGAGAACTCGAAGAACTGGTGCTACTGGTGGTGGCCGCCAGTACCGAGGATGTATATGGCGTACCCGTCCTGGAAGAGCTCCAACGGCAGACCGGGCGCAGCTTCACCATCAGCGCCGTGCACACCACCCTGTACCGACTCGAAGAAAAAGGCTTTCTGGCCTCCTCAGTAGGCGGAGCCACGGCCGAGCGAGGAGGCCGCAGCAAGCGGCTGTTTGCCCTGACGGCCGAAGGAGGAAACGTCCTGCGGGAGATTCAGCAAATGCGCACTCGACTCTGGCAGGCCATTCCAGAGGGTAAGTTTCAACTGTTAGGCCTATAA